A window from Triticum aestivum cultivar Chinese Spring chromosome 6D, IWGSC CS RefSeq v2.1, whole genome shotgun sequence encodes these proteins:
- the LOC123145771 gene encoding GPI ethanolamine phosphate transferase 2 isoform X2 codes for MMESMPYTQSLLAGCRAVGYHAKAAPPTVTMPRLKAMVSGAIGGFLDVALNFNTQAFLDDNLLDQLHTIGYKLVMLGDETWIKLFPTLFYRQDGVSSFYVKDTVEVDFNVSRHLESELAAKDWDALILHYLGLDHVGHIGGRQSNLMTPKLKEMDDVIRRIHAAVTSIQDNSHRTLLVVVSDHGMTEVGNHGGSSYEETDSLALFIGHSVESSHCSPYDQKEALQVDLAPTLALLFGIPIPKNNIGVLLPELFNSLADDQKLRTLELNSWQILRLLQKQRPAFCSEDCVDSKDDFGADMLPESTEKKLCRLLSKAFASHRSSLLHRDSNFRSVEAAGLFGAAVDSYSGFLRHASEWLSHRATDKPLYLLASAISLMIISCFSLAGIISCIFKGKSQIKVEHHSELDLDKNWHLDEVFILMGIFLYVASLGSSSFVEEEQYIWHFLTSTLYLIFLIKTVQSILKESNSTLVHRSETKTFHKNNSSYLASYKLIPGQQDGCKLYTVLIVLVAGRILRAWYQGGINWVHFPDISKILNQSDSSIVKSLQTISVLAVVVLYSVSLMLLRTRRILIIGLWLSHLSCGLLVMLHIWKSQVDTSVPINNHSTTSIAQIFYVIASISVTCTFLLSPWIFPTHSKEAEPTSSSGSNPEKAHGLNHSVFLTGVTYTMFWCLLQLLLQQPINAVPVLLILLQIISSVIYFSLEKSLHRQWVQVVAMQFLGMTGHFGLGNTNSLASIDVAGAFIGISSYSTVLSGVLMFIITYGSPLLLYLGMVVHMSVKDSNDISTPQQWSSVLSRMIALPCLLPLLVNSIALTSYTIVLLLMRNHLFVWSVFSPKYLYVCAATVCTYAGVLVIAMTGAYTCAVFSFRTRNYRDKSVDQIDG; via the exons ATGATGGAGTCAATGCCATACACACAGTCTCTGTTAGCTGGTTGCAGAGCAGTGGGTTATCATGCAAAGGCTGCACCTCCAACCGTTACAATGCCCCGACTAAAA GCAATGGTGTCAGGGGCAATTGGAGGTTTTCTAGATGTAGCACTTAACTTCAATACTCAAGCCTTCTTGGATGACAATCTTCTTG ATCAACTTCATACGATTGGTTATAAATTAGTGATGTTGGGAGATGAGACATGGATCAAATTGTTCCCAACACTGTTCTACAGACAAGATGGAGTGAGCAGTTTTTAT GTTAAAGATACGGTTGAGGTTGATTTCAATGTGTCTCGTCATCTGGAATCTGAGCTAGCTGCAAAAGACTGGGATGCATTG ATTCTTCACTATTTAGGTTTGGATCATGTTGGCCATATAGGTGGCCGCCAGAG TAATTTGATGACCCCAAAGCTAAAGGAGATGGATGATGTCATTAGAAGGATCCATGCTGCAGTTACGAGCATTCAGGATAATTCACACAGAACACTTCTG GTTGTGGTCAGTGATCATGGAATGACTGAAGTTGGTAATCATGGAGGATCTTCTTACGAAGAAACCGACTCCCTTGCCCTTTTTATAGGACACAGTGTTGAGAGCTCACATTGTTCGCCTTATGACCAGAAAGAAGCACTTCAA GTTGACCTTGCCCCAACTCTAGCTCTGCTCTTTGGCATACCAATTCCAAAAAACAATATAGGTGTCTTGCTTCCGGAGCTTTTTAATTCTTTGGCAG ATGATCAAAAACTGCGCACCCTAGAACTGAACTCGTGGCAAATCTTAAGATTGTTACAAAAACAGAGACCTGCTTTCTGCTCTGAAGACTGTGTTGACTCAAAGGATGACTTTGGAGCTGATATGCTTCCTGAATCTACTGAGAAAAAGTTGTGCCGTTTGCTTTCCAAGGCTTTTGCTTCTCATCGATCCTCACTTCTTCATCGAGATTCTAATTTCAG GTCCGTTGAAGCAGCTGGGCTCTTTGGGGCTGCTGTGGACTCCTACTCTGGCTTCTTAAGACATGCGAGTGAGTGGTTGTCTCACAGAGCGACTGAT AAACCACTCTATTTGCTTGCCTCTGCAATCTCCTTGATGATTATTTCATGTTTTTCTCTTGCCGGAATTATCTCTTGCATATTTAAGGGGAAGtcgcaaattaaagttgaacaccATTCTGAGTTGGATTTGGATAAAAATTGGCACCTTGATGAGGTTTTCATTCTAATGGGGATTTTCCTCTATGTTGCCAGCCTTGGTTCAAGCTCTTTTGTTGAAGAAGAGCAGTATATATGGCATTTTCTCACTTCTACTCTCTATTTAATATTTCTCATCAAGACAGTCCAATCGATATTGAAAGAATCAAACTCAACATTAGTCCATAGATCGGAAACAAAGACATTTCACAAAAATAACTCCTCTTATCTTGCCAGCTATAAGCTAATCCCAGGACAGCAAGATGGTTGCAAGTTATATACTGTCCTTATTGTTCTTGTGGCTGGGAGAATTCTAAGAGCTTGGTATCAAGGTGGGATTAACTGGGTTCACTTTCCTGACATTTCAAAGATATTGAACCAGTCGGACTCTTCTATTGTGAAGTCTCTGCAAACTATCTCAGTTCTTGCAGTTGTGGTATTATATTCAGTTTCGCTCATGTTACTGAGAACAAGGAGAATTCTTATTATAGGGCTATGGTTGAGTCACCTTTCATGTGGGCTTTTAGTTATGCTTCATATCTGGAAAAGTCAGGTCGATACTTCGGTACCAATCAACAACCATAGCACAACATCAATAGCTCAGATTTTCTATGTCATCGCAAGTATTTCAGTAACTTGCACTTTTCTTCTATCGCCATGGATATTTCCAACACATTCTAAAGAAGCAGAACCAACATCCTCCTCCGGCTCCAATCCTGAAAAGGCGCATGGCCTCAATCATTCAGTGTTCTTGACTGGAGTAACATATACAATGTTCTGGTGCCTTCTTCAATTGCTTCTGCAACAACCCATAAATGCAGTCCCTGTTTTGCTTATTCTCTTGCAAATAATCTCGAGTGTGATTTATTTTTCTCTGGAGAAATCATTGCATAGGCAATGGGTGCAG GTTGTCGCAATGCAATTCTTGGGAATGACCGGCCACTTTGGCCTTGGGAACACCAATAGCCTCGCCAGCATCGATGTTGCTGGAGCTTTCATT GGCATCTCAAGCTACTCCACGGTCCTCTCTGGGGTTCTGATGTTCATCATTACGTATGGGTCGCCTCTGCTGTTATACCTCGGGATGGTGGTCCATATGTCGgtaaaagatagtaatgatatctCCACTCCGCAGCAATGGAGCAGCGTCCTGAGCAGAATGATTGCACTGCCCTGTTTGCTCCCTTTGCTCGTCAATTCTATTGCCCTGACTTCATACACCATTGTCCTGCTGCTCATGAGGAACCACTTGTTTGTGTGGAGCGTGTTCTCGCCAAA GTACCTCTACGTCTGCGCGGCGACAGTGTGCACATATGCTGGAGTGTTGGTTATAGCCATGACCGGAGCTTACACCTGCGCCGTGTTCTCGTTCAGGACGAGGAACTACAGAGACAAATCCGTAGATCAGATTGACGGCTAG
- the LOC123145771 gene encoding GPI ethanolamine phosphate transferase 2 isoform X1 → MGAAVAEWTVAAVLLQVAGLSLFLYGFFPVKPTLPGFSGAESYRAPSCGPVGCGEGPALPPDQLRSLYRVLSEVPHVYDRLVLMVIDGLPAEFVLGRGGKPPAKEMMESMPYTQSLLAGCRAVGYHAKAAPPTVTMPRLKAMVSGAIGGFLDVALNFNTQAFLDDNLLDQLHTIGYKLVMLGDETWIKLFPTLFYRQDGVSSFYVKDTVEVDFNVSRHLESELAAKDWDALILHYLGLDHVGHIGGRQSNLMTPKLKEMDDVIRRIHAAVTSIQDNSHRTLLVVVSDHGMTEVGNHGGSSYEETDSLALFIGHSVESSHCSPYDQKEALQVDLAPTLALLFGIPIPKNNIGVLLPELFNSLADDQKLRTLELNSWQILRLLQKQRPAFCSEDCVDSKDDFGADMLPESTEKKLCRLLSKAFASHRSSLLHRDSNFRSVEAAGLFGAAVDSYSGFLRHASEWLSHRATDKPLYLLASAISLMIISCFSLAGIISCIFKGKSQIKVEHHSELDLDKNWHLDEVFILMGIFLYVASLGSSSFVEEEQYIWHFLTSTLYLIFLIKTVQSILKESNSTLVHRSETKTFHKNNSSYLASYKLIPGQQDGCKLYTVLIVLVAGRILRAWYQGGINWVHFPDISKILNQSDSSIVKSLQTISVLAVVVLYSVSLMLLRTRRILIIGLWLSHLSCGLLVMLHIWKSQVDTSVPINNHSTTSIAQIFYVIASISVTCTFLLSPWIFPTHSKEAEPTSSSGSNPEKAHGLNHSVFLTGVTYTMFWCLLQLLLQQPINAVPVLLILLQIISSVIYFSLEKSLHRQWVQVVAMQFLGMTGHFGLGNTNSLASIDVAGAFIGISSYSTVLSGVLMFIITYGSPLLLYLGMVVHMSVKDSNDISTPQQWSSVLSRMIALPCLLPLLVNSIALTSYTIVLLLMRNHLFVWSVFSPKYLYVCAATVCTYAGVLVIAMTGAYTCAVFSFRTRNYRDKSVDQIDG, encoded by the exons ATGGGCGCCGCCGTGGCGGAGTGGACGGTGGCGGCGGTGCTTCTGCAGGTCGCgggcctctccctcttcctctacGGGTTCTTCCCCGTCAAGCCCACGCTCCCGGGCTTCAG TGGCGCGGAGAGCTACCGGGCGCCGTCGTGCGGCCCCGTCGGCTGCGGGGAGGGGCCGGCGCTTCCTCCGGATCAGCTCAGATCGCTGTACAGG GTACTTTCAGAGGTCCCCCATGTGTATGATCGCTTGGTATTGATG GTGATAGATGGGCTACCTGCTGAATTTGTACTGGGGAGAGGTGGAAAACCTCCAGCCAAAGAAATGATGGAGTCAATGCCATACACACAGTCTCTGTTAGCTGGTTGCAGAGCAGTGGGTTATCATGCAAAGGCTGCACCTCCAACCGTTACAATGCCCCGACTAAAA GCAATGGTGTCAGGGGCAATTGGAGGTTTTCTAGATGTAGCACTTAACTTCAATACTCAAGCCTTCTTGGATGACAATCTTCTTG ATCAACTTCATACGATTGGTTATAAATTAGTGATGTTGGGAGATGAGACATGGATCAAATTGTTCCCAACACTGTTCTACAGACAAGATGGAGTGAGCAGTTTTTAT GTTAAAGATACGGTTGAGGTTGATTTCAATGTGTCTCGTCATCTGGAATCTGAGCTAGCTGCAAAAGACTGGGATGCATTG ATTCTTCACTATTTAGGTTTGGATCATGTTGGCCATATAGGTGGCCGCCAGAG TAATTTGATGACCCCAAAGCTAAAGGAGATGGATGATGTCATTAGAAGGATCCATGCTGCAGTTACGAGCATTCAGGATAATTCACACAGAACACTTCTG GTTGTGGTCAGTGATCATGGAATGACTGAAGTTGGTAATCATGGAGGATCTTCTTACGAAGAAACCGACTCCCTTGCCCTTTTTATAGGACACAGTGTTGAGAGCTCACATTGTTCGCCTTATGACCAGAAAGAAGCACTTCAA GTTGACCTTGCCCCAACTCTAGCTCTGCTCTTTGGCATACCAATTCCAAAAAACAATATAGGTGTCTTGCTTCCGGAGCTTTTTAATTCTTTGGCAG ATGATCAAAAACTGCGCACCCTAGAACTGAACTCGTGGCAAATCTTAAGATTGTTACAAAAACAGAGACCTGCTTTCTGCTCTGAAGACTGTGTTGACTCAAAGGATGACTTTGGAGCTGATATGCTTCCTGAATCTACTGAGAAAAAGTTGTGCCGTTTGCTTTCCAAGGCTTTTGCTTCTCATCGATCCTCACTTCTTCATCGAGATTCTAATTTCAG GTCCGTTGAAGCAGCTGGGCTCTTTGGGGCTGCTGTGGACTCCTACTCTGGCTTCTTAAGACATGCGAGTGAGTGGTTGTCTCACAGAGCGACTGAT AAACCACTCTATTTGCTTGCCTCTGCAATCTCCTTGATGATTATTTCATGTTTTTCTCTTGCCGGAATTATCTCTTGCATATTTAAGGGGAAGtcgcaaattaaagttgaacaccATTCTGAGTTGGATTTGGATAAAAATTGGCACCTTGATGAGGTTTTCATTCTAATGGGGATTTTCCTCTATGTTGCCAGCCTTGGTTCAAGCTCTTTTGTTGAAGAAGAGCAGTATATATGGCATTTTCTCACTTCTACTCTCTATTTAATATTTCTCATCAAGACAGTCCAATCGATATTGAAAGAATCAAACTCAACATTAGTCCATAGATCGGAAACAAAGACATTTCACAAAAATAACTCCTCTTATCTTGCCAGCTATAAGCTAATCCCAGGACAGCAAGATGGTTGCAAGTTATATACTGTCCTTATTGTTCTTGTGGCTGGGAGAATTCTAAGAGCTTGGTATCAAGGTGGGATTAACTGGGTTCACTTTCCTGACATTTCAAAGATATTGAACCAGTCGGACTCTTCTATTGTGAAGTCTCTGCAAACTATCTCAGTTCTTGCAGTTGTGGTATTATATTCAGTTTCGCTCATGTTACTGAGAACAAGGAGAATTCTTATTATAGGGCTATGGTTGAGTCACCTTTCATGTGGGCTTTTAGTTATGCTTCATATCTGGAAAAGTCAGGTCGATACTTCGGTACCAATCAACAACCATAGCACAACATCAATAGCTCAGATTTTCTATGTCATCGCAAGTATTTCAGTAACTTGCACTTTTCTTCTATCGCCATGGATATTTCCAACACATTCTAAAGAAGCAGAACCAACATCCTCCTCCGGCTCCAATCCTGAAAAGGCGCATGGCCTCAATCATTCAGTGTTCTTGACTGGAGTAACATATACAATGTTCTGGTGCCTTCTTCAATTGCTTCTGCAACAACCCATAAATGCAGTCCCTGTTTTGCTTATTCTCTTGCAAATAATCTCGAGTGTGATTTATTTTTCTCTGGAGAAATCATTGCATAGGCAATGGGTGCAG GTTGTCGCAATGCAATTCTTGGGAATGACCGGCCACTTTGGCCTTGGGAACACCAATAGCCTCGCCAGCATCGATGTTGCTGGAGCTTTCATT GGCATCTCAAGCTACTCCACGGTCCTCTCTGGGGTTCTGATGTTCATCATTACGTATGGGTCGCCTCTGCTGTTATACCTCGGGATGGTGGTCCATATGTCGgtaaaagatagtaatgatatctCCACTCCGCAGCAATGGAGCAGCGTCCTGAGCAGAATGATTGCACTGCCCTGTTTGCTCCCTTTGCTCGTCAATTCTATTGCCCTGACTTCATACACCATTGTCCTGCTGCTCATGAGGAACCACTTGTTTGTGTGGAGCGTGTTCTCGCCAAA GTACCTCTACGTCTGCGCGGCGACAGTGTGCACATATGCTGGAGTGTTGGTTATAGCCATGACCGGAGCTTACACCTGCGCCGTGTTCTCGTTCAGGACGAGGAACTACAGAGACAAATCCGTAGATCAGATTGACGGCTAG
- the LOC123145772 gene encoding non-specific lipid transfer protein GPI-anchored 16, whose amino-acid sequence MDPKLLALAASAAVLLALALPAPASGQAAAATPSCTASLVSSFTPCLSYITNGNSSSPTAGCCRSLSALVNASTGCACLLLTGSVPLGGVPVNRTLAVTLPRACNSMAVPLQCKDASAQLPALAPAPGPVAASASPAMPPLPPVAPAPPSPSGTTTATPPAGSQSQGQTRPQVASAWRDGAHVPALFAVILALGAMLV is encoded by the exons ATGGACCCCAAGCTGCTCGCGCTCGCCGCGTCCGCGGCCGTGCTGCTGGCCCTGGCCTTGCCGGCGCCGGCGTCCGGGCAGGCCGCGGCGGCGACGCCGTCATGCACGGCGTCGCTCGTCTCCAGCTTCACGCCGTGCCTCAGCTACATCACCAACGGCAACAGCTCGTCGCCCACGGCGGGCTGCTGCCGGTCCCTGTCGGCACTGGTGAACGCCAGCACGGGCTGCGCGTGCCTCCTCCTCACCGGCAGCGTGCCCCTCGGCGGCGTGCCGGTCAACCGGACGCTCGCCGTCACGCTGCCCAGGGCCTGCAACTCCATGGCCGTCCCGCTTCAGTGCAAAG ATGCGTCGGCGCAGCTCCCGGCTCTGGCTCCAGCTCCGGGCCCCGTCGCGGCCTCGGCCTCTCCCGCCATGCCCCCGCTGC CACCGGtggcgccggcgccgccgtcgccgtcgggaaCCACCACGGCGACGCCACCGGCGGGGAGCCAGAGCCAGGGGCAGACGAGGCCGCAGGTGGCCTCTGCCTGGAGAGACGGTGCTCATGTGCCTGCGTTGTTCGCAGTGATCCTCGCACTTGGAGCCATGCTGGTTTGA